TCAACGACCAGCTCGCGGCGCTGTACGCCGCCGGCTCGTCGCAGTTCCCCCACCAGGTCCGACAGACGTTCTCGCTTTTGTCCTCGACCGGGACGGTGAACTTCCTGTTCGACACGCCGTGGCTCCACCTGGGCACCGACCCCCAGCACCGGCGGGCCGTCTCCCGGTACGACTGGCGCGTCGCCGACGACTCGCTGTCCGTGGCCGAGCCGGAGCAGCTGACGCTGTTTCTCCCATTCAGCGAGGCCTCGCTCGACATAGAGAGCGGAATGAGCGCCGCGGACGTGGACGGCTGCGTCATGGTCCAGCACCCGATCTCCGTCTGGTCGCCGCGCGGGCAGTCCGACCGACGGCAGGTGGGTCTCGACTTCGACGCGGGCGTCGAGCGCATCGAGGTCGGATTCACGCCCCAGACCGTCACCCGCCTCGAAACCGAGAACGCGCTGCTCCCGTCGCTCCTCCGCGGGAAGCTCCAGGGCGAAGTCGCGACGCTCCTCGAACGGGACGTGGGACGGGTCGAACTCGCTCCCGACGCCATCGCTGTCGCCGACGACGACGATCCGCTGACGCCGGCGACTGTCGAGCCGATCCTGCTCCGCAGCGGCGTGCGCGGCCTCGCGCTGGCGCTACCGACCCAGCCGGACACGACCGGCGATCCAGACGCGTTCGGGGCGCCCAGCGCCGACGCGTCCGAACCGGTGGTCGCGCTGCTCGACGCCGACACGCTGCTCGCAGAGATCGTGCGACCGGCACTCGCCGGCGGCCTCGGCGTCTCCCCGAACGCGTTCGATCGACCCTGTCGGCTGAACCGGAGCGTGGACCTGGACACCTCTGGCATCTCTGAACTGGACGACCTCGACCTCCGCACCTTGCGCGCTCGCATCGACGGCGATCACGTCCGGGTCGACGGAACCTTCGACGGCGAGGGGTCGGCCAAGGGCTTCCCGTTTACCGTCGAAGGCTCGTTCCGCGTCCGGATCTATCTGGAACTCGACGACGGCGACCTGGCGGTGCGTGTCGAGGCCGACGATCCCGAGGTCGACATCGACTTCCCGGCCTGGGTGTACGTCGTCGCGACGGGCATCGGCGTCCTCACGGGCGGGATCGGCGGTGCGGCGATCGGCGCGACGCTCGTGCTGATCGTCGAACTCCTCGTCGACGCGCTCTCAGATCCGATGAGCGGCGGTGCGCTGGCAGCCCAGTTCGGGACCGACGGGCTCGACGTGCCGCTCGGTCCGGCCGCGTCGGGGCTGACCCTCAGCGCGGTCGAACTGACGACCGACGCGCTCGCCATCGGGGGTCGCCCCGTGACCGACAGCGGGGCACCGGTCGCCGCCAGGTCCGGTGAGCGCACGATCACCAGCGGCACGGCCGTCGACCTCGACACGGGAGACGTCGGCGCTGTCAGCGACGTCGCGGAGGCGGATCTCGCCTGGACGACTGGTCCACAGGGAGCGGGCGTCTACGCCCGGTCCGGTGCGATCTTCGCCCCGCTGGCCGGGCAGGCGTACCGGTCGCTGTCCGTCGTCGACCTCGAACAGGCGGAGTTCGAGGGGAGTTCACATCCGACGATGCTTCCGGCCGCGCTCGTCCCGCGGCCTGGCTGGCTCTGGGGCGGGATCGGTCCGCGACTGGTCTTCGCGGTTCGGACGAGCGAGAACCGCTACGCGAAGTGTCGCGTCGGGCGCCGCGCGGACGGTCGGCTGACCCTCGAGTACGTCACCTACGACCGGCCGACGCCGGGCGTGGAACCGGTCGTGCTGAGTTCGATCCGGGAGCGCGAATACCTCGAATCCGGGACGGACTCCTGGCCCCACGTCACCTGTGCGGGCGGGTTCGGGTTCAACGGCCGCCGGTTCGGCGGCGGCGTGCACACCGAGTCCCGCTCCGGGGAGTACACGATCGACGAGGTATCCCGGGAGATCACCGCGACGACCCGGACGTCGCTGCTCGCCCACCCGATCCGGTCCGTCGAGTGGTCGCTCGACGGCCACGTCCTCGCCGGGTCCGGAACCGTCATCGTCGGCGACGGTCACGAGGTCGAGTACGCCGTCCGCGACGACGGCCTCGAACTCGTCACGGAACTCGGAAAGGAACTCGCCGAACCACTGTCCGTGACCGTCGTCGACGACCGGGGGCTGACGGTCACCGGTCGGGAGTGGCTGCGCTTCGACGGCGTCGAGAAGGAGGGCGGCCGTTCGCCAGAGGACCTCGCCGCCGCGCGCGAGGCGATCGACCACTGCCTGCTCGCCCGGCGGGACGACGTCTTCGGACCCGGGGGCGTCCAGCCGGATCCGCTGCCCCCGTGGGCGGACCGGCTCGACCGGCTCGCGGGCGGACAGACGCTCCCCGATCCGGGGACAATACTGCCGGCAGAAGACGAGGCGGCCCATTTCGGACGGAACGACGGCTTCGCGCTCGGTGAGACGGACGCTCGACTGGCGGCGCTCAGCCTCGATCAGTCGGCCGTCGACCGGGCGCTCCGCCGCGGTCTGGACGGGAGCGAACGGATCGACCGGCTGTAACCGCCATTCGAGGTCCGCTGCGCCGGGTCCGCCGGCGGGGCGCGTCTGACGGCTGGCTGACGGATGATTATGTCGTCGGAGCTACTCCCTCCGGACGAGCGATGGGAGACGCACAAGAGACTATCACGGTCGCCGAGTTGAGCGACGGGCCGCCGATCGGCCAGACGCCGGACCAGTCGGTCGAGTTGCCCGTCGTGGAGATCCTGACGGGCCGCGGATTCGTCACCGGAAAGTCGGGCGGCGGGAAGTCGAACACGGCGAGCGTCATCATCGAGAAGCTGCTCGACGGGGGCTACCCCGTGATGATCGTCGACATCGACGGCGAGTACTACGGACTCAAGGAGGAGTACGAGATCCTCCACGTCGGCGGTGACGAAGAGTGTGACATTCAGGTGACCGTCGATCACGCCGAGAAGATCGCGTCGCTGGCCCTGGAGAAGAACGTCCCCATCATCCTCGACGTCTCCTCGTTCCTCGACGAGGACGAGGCCGGAGAGCTCCTGACGGCCGTCTCCAAGCGGCTGTTCGCCAAGGAGAAGAAGCTGAAACAGCCCTTCCTGATGCTCGTCGAGGAGGTCCACGAGTGGATCCCGGAGAAGGGCTCCGTCGGCGAGTGCGGGAAGATGCTCATCAAGATCGGCAAGCGCGGGCGCAAACACGGCCTGGGCATGGTCGGCATCAGCCAGCGCCCGGCCGACGTGAAGAAGGACTTCATCACGCAATGCGACTGGCTGGTCTGGCACCGGCTCACCTGGAACAACGACACGAAGGTCGTCAGCCGCATCCTCGACAACGAGTACGCCGAGGCCGTCGAGGACCTGAACGACGGCGAGGCGTTCATGATGAACGACTGGTCCGAGTCGATCCAGCGCGTCCAGTTCCACCGCAAGAAGACCTTCGACGCCGGCGCGACCCCCGGCCTCGACGACGTGGAGCGTCCGGACCTCAAATCGGTCAGTTCCGACCTCGTCTCCGAACTCGAGGAGATCAGCGAGGAGGAGAAACGGACCGAAGACCGCATCGAGGAACTGCGGACGCAACTGGACGAGAAGAACTCCCGGATCGCCGAACTGGAGAAGGAACTCCAGGACGCCCGCGACATGTCGCGGATGGCCGATCAGTTCGTCGACGCGCTACTCGACACCGTCAAGGGGGTCAACCCCGGCCGGACCGAGCAGGAACGGATGCGGCAGAAGCGACGGCTGGCCGCCGGCGAGGACGGCGCCGACGGCGCTGAGTCCGCACAGGTCCAGCAAGAGACGGCCGCCGCCGGTGACGGCGGCACGGTCGTGGACTCGACGGCCGAACCGCGATCCGGCGGCGAACCCCCGACCGCAGAGGCGAACGATGCCGAGGCCGCGACTGCGGACGCAAACGACGCCGAGGCCCCGACTGCGGACGCCGGCGACGATGAAACCGCCGACGCGACGATGGGGCAGCAGGTGGCGACGGACTTCTTCGACGGGCCGGCCGGAGACCCGGACCGGAACGGAACCGACGAGTCGGCCGACGACGGCGACGTGGCAGCCGCGATGGCGGCGGTCGGTGGCCAGGGCGACGTGATCGACGGCGAATCCGGCGCCACCTTCTCGTTCGACGCCGAGGACCCCTGGCCGGGCGAGATCCCGGAGGAACGCCGGGAAGTCGTCGAGGGCCTCCGACGGGCCGTCGAGGCCATGCCCGGGAAGACCCGCGGGATGTTGCGCTACTACCGGAAGGAGGGGCCGGCCAAGCCCCTGGACGCCCACTTCGCGGGCGGCGGCGACGGCGACCGGACGAAGGCATACGCGCACAACCGGACCCTGCGCACCCACGGCTTCATCGAACACGCCGGCCGCGGCTACTACGCCTACCGGCTGGCCGACCTGATCGAGGAGGAGGCCGGCGGCGAGTTCGAGGCCGAAGAACTGAACGCGCTCGTGACCGCCGTCGAAGACGCATTCGTGAAGTGAGCGAAGCAGCGGGCGGTCACGCCACGAGTTCTCCCACGCAATCGAGATAGCGGTCGGTGAACGCCGCGGCGGCGTCGGCGTCGAACGTCCCCCGATCGTAGCGGCCGGTGAGGTAGATCCGTCCGCTGACGGTGACGACCCCGATGCCGACCGCCACCGGCGGCGTGCTGGGCGGCGAGAACCAGAAGTTCCCCGGGTCCCCGTCGTCGAGCCGCGGCACCGGCTCGGGAACTCGCCCCAGGTTCGACAGCACCGCCGTGTCGAGGAAGCGTTTGCCGAGCCCGCGCAGCAGTTGCGGGAACTGCTCTTTGAGCGCGACGGGGGTGCCCGGCGGCACCAGTTTGAGCGCCTCGATGAAGAGCGTCGATCTGTCCCGGTCCTTGAGTCGCTGGGTCTGTTCGACGACCGTCTCGAGCGTCGCCGCCGGCTTCCGGCGATCCGAGGGCCGGGTCGCGATGCTGTCGAAGGCCGCGAACATGCCCACCACGTCGTAGAACCAGTCGCTCGGGCGCAGGTTCACCGGCATCATACAACTGATCTTCCGCGAGGACTCGCCGTGATCGCGGTTCCACCCATCGATACAGCGGTGCAGCGCCGCGAGGAGGACGTCGTTGACCGAGGCCTGCTCCGGCCGCCCGTTCAGTACCCGAGCCGTCAGCGCCTCGTCGAGTCGGCGGCGGTCGAACACCCAGCCATCGTCGCCGCCACGGTCGCCGCTGCCACCCGTGCCGCTCCCGTCGTCCCCGGCGATCCGGGTCGGCGGGTCGATCGCGTTCCCCAGGTAGGAGACGACGTCACCCACCAGTTCGAGGTCGTCGCTCGACGGCGTGACCGGTCCGTCGAAGATCGCGTCCCGGGCGGTCTCCGTGTCTACCGGATCGGGGTCGAGGGAGACGCCGCGGTAGGCCTCGCAGATCGACCGGACGAACCGTAGCGAGCCGATGCCGTCGGCGGCGACGTGGCTCGTGCAGACGAGCAGCGCGTCGCCGCCGTCGGCGCCGCCGCCCCGGATCACGAGCAGGCGAAACGGCAACTCCTCGGTGAGGTCGATCCGTTGCCGGTAAAAGGGGGAGACGTTCCCGATAGGACCGTCCATGACGGTGATCACGCCGTCCGGGAGCCTCCCGATTCCAGTCGGGATCTCCCAGACGAACCGGGTGTCCGTCCCGGAGTTGGGCCGCTGGCGGGCTCTCGCGAGCGGATGCGCGTTGCAGGCCGTCAGGGTGGCCTCCCGGAGTCTGTCGACGTCGATCCGGGTCGCGGTCTCGACCTCGGACTGGACGTTCCAGGAGCCGAGTTTGCGTTCGATGTGGTGGACGGCCTCCTCGAGCGGCGTGAACGGGACCCTCGTCGTCATCGCTCACCACTGACCATCGTTCGTTGGAGACTTGCGGTCCCGGTAGGAAAACCGTTCCCTCGAGAGCCGATCAGGCCACGGGTTCGACCAGGTCCTCCAGGGCCGCCTTCGGGTCGTCGGCCTTCGCGACGCCGCTCGCGAGCAGGACGCCCTCGGCGCCCAGTTCCCGGGCCGCCGCGAGGTCCTCGCCGGTCGAGATGCCGGCGCCACAGAGCACGTCCACGGAGTCGTCGACGGCGGCGGCCGCGTCGACGGCGTCGCGGACCACGTCCGGGTCGGCCTTGCTGACTGGGGTTCCGGTGCCGATGAGTTCCGGCGGTTCGACGGCGACCGCGTCCGGACCGAGGGCGGCGGCCGCGCCGATCTGGTCGGGGTTGTTGGCGCAGACGATGGTCTCGAAATCGGCGCGCTCGGCCGCCGACAGCCCGGCGTCGACGTCGGCGAGCGTGCGGCGACGTTCGGAGTGATTCAAGAGCGTGCCGACCGCGCCGGCGTCGGCGGCGGCCTCCGCGAGCGTCGACCCGGTGTGACTGCCGTGGTCGACGGGGCTGACGTGCTGGGCCCAGGTCTCGACGCCCGTGTCGGCGACGGCGTCGAGGTGTGCAGCCTGCGGTGCGATGGCGATGCGGACGCCCGTGGCCTCGCTGACGTCGCGGGCCGCCGTCGCGACGGCGACCGGGTCACAGGGATACGCCTTCAGGTTGACGAGAACGAACATAGCGGGGGACCGACCGCGGCGGGCTTAAAGGGTGGGAGTTCGGCGCGGTGAACCGGAGGTCCGTTTTAAGAGCCCCGGGGAACTAGGCACGCGTGATAGGCGTGTCTTCAGGGACCCACACGCGGGCGACGGTGCTCGTCGCGGAGGACGAGCGGCACCTCGCCGACCTCTACACGGACTACCTCTCGGATGACTACGACGTCGTGACGGCCTACGGCGGCGAGGAGGCCGTCGACGTCCTCCACGACCCGACGATCTCGGTCGACGTGGCCTTGCTGGACCGGCGGATGCCGGACCTCTCTGGCGACAAGGTGCTCGCGGACATCAACGAACAGGGGAACGACTGCCGGGTCGCGATGGTGACCGCGGTCAACCCCGGGTTCGACATCATCGACATGGGGTGTGACGACTACCTCGTCAAGCCCGTCTCGCGCGAGGACCTGCTCGAAGTGGTCGAGCGGCTGTTGAAGCTCTCGGAGTACAGCGAGAAACACCAGCAACTCACCTCGAAGAAACTGAAACGAAACGTGCTCGAAGTCGAGAAGAGCACCGCGGAACTGGAGCGCAGCGAGCGCTTCGAGCGGCTAACCGACGAGATCGACGGGCTCGAATCCGAGCTCTCGGAGATCGGTGCGGACCTATCCTTCGAGGACCTCCAGCGTCACATCTAGTCCTTCCGCTGTACGACGTCGCCGAGCGTGTACTCACCCTCGCTCGACCCGCCGTCCCACTCCTCGTCGTCCGCGCTGGCGCTCCCCTCCGTCAGGACGATGTCAAGTTCCTTTTCGAGTTTCTTCTGGACCGAGTCGGCTGGGAGCGTGTCACCGCGTTCGAGCTTGCGGATGAGGCTCGCCTTCTCGTTGAGCTGGTTCGCCAGTTCCTCCTGGCTCAGCCCCTCGCGCTCCCTGGCCTGCCGGATGCGCTGGTCGTAGTCCTGGGCCACCTCGTCCATCTGGTCGAACATGTCGCGCCGGCGGCCGCCACCGCCACCGGAGGACCCGCCCGACGAACTCGAACTCGACCCGCTGCCGGAGCCCGAACTCCCCGACCCGGAGGAGCTGCTCGTCGAGTACTTCGTCGACGAACTGGAGCTTTTCTCCGTGCGGACCTCGGTGCCGAAGTCGGAACAATCGTCACAGACGTCGAGCTCCGCGCCTTCGACTTTCACCGTGTTGGGCGAACCCGTCTCGGCGCCGCACATCTCACACTGGACCATGAGAAGGGGTTAGCCATGCCTGCGTATAAATCGTACGCCAGGCGACACGCGCCCGGTCCGGTCCGCCGTCCGACCCGTCAGGACAGCGCCTGGTAGGCGCCGACGAACCGCTGGATCGCGGTGAAGTGCCCGACGACGGCGAAGACGACCAGCAGCCAGCCCACGGGCGTGAGTCCGGCGAGGG
Above is a genomic segment from Halorientalis sp. LT38 containing:
- a CDS encoding helicase HerA domain-containing protein; amino-acid sequence: MGDAQETITVAELSDGPPIGQTPDQSVELPVVEILTGRGFVTGKSGGGKSNTASVIIEKLLDGGYPVMIVDIDGEYYGLKEEYEILHVGGDEECDIQVTVDHAEKIASLALEKNVPIILDVSSFLDEDEAGELLTAVSKRLFAKEKKLKQPFLMLVEEVHEWIPEKGSVGECGKMLIKIGKRGRKHGLGMVGISQRPADVKKDFITQCDWLVWHRLTWNNDTKVVSRILDNEYAEAVEDLNDGEAFMMNDWSESIQRVQFHRKKTFDAGATPGLDDVERPDLKSVSSDLVSELEEISEEEKRTEDRIEELRTQLDEKNSRIAELEKELQDARDMSRMADQFVDALLDTVKGVNPGRTEQERMRQKRRLAAGEDGADGAESAQVQQETAAAGDGGTVVDSTAEPRSGGEPPTAEANDAEAATADANDAEAPTADAGDDETADATMGQQVATDFFDGPAGDPDRNGTDESADDGDVAAAMAAVGGQGDVIDGESGATFSFDAEDPWPGEIPEERREVVEGLRRAVEAMPGKTRGMLRYYRKEGPAKPLDAHFAGGGDGDRTKAYAHNRTLRTHGFIEHAGRGYYAYRLADLIEEEAGGEFEAEELNALVTAVEDAFVK
- the tpiA gene encoding triose-phosphate isomerase; this encodes MFVLVNLKAYPCDPVAVATAARDVSEATGVRIAIAPQAAHLDAVADTGVETWAQHVSPVDHGSHTGSTLAEAAADAGAVGTLLNHSERRRTLADVDAGLSAAERADFETIVCANNPDQIGAAAALGPDAVAVEPPELIGTGTPVSKADPDVVRDAVDAAAAVDDSVDVLCGAGISTGEDLAAARELGAEGVLLASGVAKADDPKAALEDLVEPVA
- a CDS encoding response regulator transcription factor → MSSGTHTRATVLVAEDERHLADLYTDYLSDDYDVVTAYGGEEAVDVLHDPTISVDVALLDRRMPDLSGDKVLADINEQGNDCRVAMVTAVNPGFDIIDMGCDDYLVKPVSREDLLEVVERLLKLSEYSEKHQQLTSKKLKRNVLEVEKSTAELERSERFERLTDEIDGLESELSEIGADLSFEDLQRHI
- a CDS encoding multiprotein bridging factor aMBF1: MVQCEMCGAETGSPNTVKVEGAELDVCDDCSDFGTEVRTEKSSSSSTKYSTSSSSGSGSSGSGSGSSSSSSGGSSGGGGGRRRDMFDQMDEVAQDYDQRIRQAREREGLSQEELANQLNEKASLIRKLERGDTLPADSVQKKLEKELDIVLTEGSASADDEEWDGGSSEGEYTLGDVVQRKD